The genomic DNA GATCAATCGCATGTCCAACTCGCTGTCTTATCCATCTGTAAGATATAAACAAGCTATCCTGACCCTCGCTGTAGCGCACTACAATTCTTGTTCCGGTTCAACCTATTCCCAGCCTTCTGGATCCCATCTTTTGCATCTCGCACTGTGTGCGCTGTGCGTTTATCTATTACAGTATACTTAAAACCAGTAAAAAATTGATGTAAATAAGAGATCATTTCGAGCGTTCGCGGTGAACTATAAAAGTGGGTGCTGTCTACACACAAAAAGCTGCTCGTTATATACTACATACGGAGAATCGTCGAAATCTGACCAGTGTTTCCATGAGTCCGTATTCTCAGCTGATCCTGGGCCCAACTTCCAGCTGCGGATCTTGCGTTTCTGCGTGCGGGTGCTCGACAAAGTGCGGTCGTGAGACGACTTTCCCGTACTTTTCGGGTTGACCGACCCCTTCTTTACCACTGTACTTCGTATTCTCAACACAGTCCGTCTTCTTGCGAACCATACTCGCAGCTAAGCGCCTGCGGTCTGCCTCAGCAGAGCCGCACGGCGGAAGGCAAAGAGGGTCTGGACCCCACTAGGGGTTGAGCCTTTTGTATCTGCACCCTGACCAAGCATATTCCCCaacttggccttgggccGGGACAGGGAATAGGTGATAGACGAGGGCGAAGGATATAAGGTAGACACAAACGACCGGGACCGGAGGACGAAGAGGGATGGGGGGAGGTGAGGCGGAACGCCGTACTGGGGTGCCACCGGGGCCGcgccaccgagcgagctgggtgggcggccaaaCCAGGTCGAATGCAGTCAGTAAAGGTGCGGGTGGGCGGGATTCACTGAAAAGGGAGAGGAATATGAAGACGAAAACACTGCGAGCGCAATGGATGTGGTGCGTGGTGTGGAAAGGAGGCTAACGCGGCATAACAAGCGCCGTGTCGTAATACGATTAAGCATATGCAAATATAGTACAAAAGGCAAAGTAGCGATAAGcccagtataagttttgcggcctccACAGGCTCCGTCGCAAAACTCCACTGGTAGGGTATGGATTCTCGAGCATCCATAACTTTTGGGTACATGGTGCAGTCCTGTATATGCTGGTACATGAATAATAAGCCCCGAATACGCATTAATCTAACAGGCAATACTAGCATAGAGCCAGATGTATTGAGTTCTAGTAACAACATATACTGGCACTTATCCGACCCGGAGAGCTGCAGTCACTGTGAGCCTCCAAAGTAAAGAAAATCTGCATGACACCTAGCTTTTGCTAGGGATCTACACCCGAAAACCCAGGGTCTACAACTCAATAGCAGCGCAGGGATGACCTTGGAATGCGGGTTCATGAAACTACTGGTTGTACCTTGCTGGTATATTACTCAGCGTATGCCGCGCGAATTCATATGTCTAGAAAACACACACTTCTGGGGCTCACCGTGTAGTATCAGGTGGCTTGTCCATTATTGATGCCCCTAGACGTCTGCGGGAGACCGCGAGCCCGCCAACTGCACCACGTACAGGGCCTACACATACGAACCTGTCAGACCAAAGCGTTGCAATTGGTTAAGTTCAAATCTTACTCCTGCTAAATCAATACAATACAGTAAACTTAGCTTATACTCCAGTATGGTCTTGTGTATGCTAGCAAATGAGAagacatatgcatatacGTATATCTATCTGAATGTATGTATACATATACAAAGCTGGTTCTCAACACAGTACAAGTGGGAGAACATGGGGCTGCCAAAGGCTGCCTAGGGGCGTTGGCCAGGCCGCCTAAGACTGCAGCTGTCCGGGTCAAAGGCTcggggtggcagagaactATGTGTGTTTGCTTTATGGTACCGTCAGGAGTAACGGGGAAGGGGGAAGACTTAGAAAAGCTGAGCCACATAATCTCTTGCGCTTTGTGACTGCTCGAAGTGGTAAGGAGCCGCGTGTAGTTGGTTCACGTGACCGAACCTTCGTGTCTCGGCCAAGTATTTCATGTGAATTCTCCGCATGCTGCAGTTGACATGCCACAATTCTCAAGGTTTCATAGTATATATACTCAATGGGCCTTGTTGAAGGCTACTTTAAGTTCAGATAACTGAAGCACGCTACAAAGGATAGCAGAACTTCTCCCGCACAATGCGGAGCACACGATTCTTTCTATCCACAATGTGCAAGCGGATGTCTTAGTCAACTAGCACAGGGTGTTGGAAGCCGGGTCCATATTGGGAAGTCAAGCAGGGGATACATATACATGAGTCATCCCCGATCAATTGTTTGTGATCGACGGCGTGCCGAATGCTGAACACAATTTGTCAGACATCACACGTAATCGAATAATTATGACTGTCAGGATTGTCCACTTGCTCATGATCAGCCCCCAGCGCCATTATCTACCCATGCGATTCTATTGATAATCACAGCATCAATGAATTGCTCCGCTCCTGCTTGGGCGTAGGATCAAGGAATCGGCCGCCGCTTTTCGCTATGCCAAGGAATACAGTGGTTTAATTTAGAACAATTTATGGGGTCCTGGGTTATAAAAAGTTCCTAGTGCTTTGCTTCATACCCACAGCTACCTCTCAGTGGACCCACAATGAAGCTCCTCATTTCCCTCGGCTTTATCGCGCTCTTTCCACTTGTTTCTCGCGCTCAATACACGAATAAATGCACTTTGCTGGAAGTCCGTAAGGAGTGGAGAGCTTTGACTAGAGCAGAGCGCAAAGCTTGGATTGACGCCAATAATGTATGTGTTATTGATCCATCCATTGATTTTTTTACTTGATAATGTCCTCAAGTGCCTGAACAAGAAGCCTAGCAATGGAAAGCTCAACCTCGAGGTCGACACAAGCAAATACAACAATCCTTTCTTTTACGTACGCATATTACTTTGAGTAAAGACAACTCTTGACCAGGCTTGTGGTATAGATTCCTCCTTACAACAGTAGTGGATCTTATTACGATGATCTTGTTTATGTGTAAGCCGCTCAGCTGGTACTTCTTCGTACCCTCCTCCTAACATTATTAACTGTTGATTTTACAAGCCACATGAATTTGAACCGTAAGAGCCGGTCCACTACCGTCAGCTCACTTACTTAGTAACTGAATTAGCTGTGATTCATTTTACTGGTCAATTTCTCCCGTGGCATCGGTATGTCTCTACGACCCCCTTCATGTCTAGCAATCCGTTCTTATCATTCATTGTCTCGCTCATAGAGTGTATTTGTTTGAACGGACGAATGCTCTGCGACAGGAATGCGGATACAAGGGTGTAGCGCCGTGTGAGTTATCCAAATATACTTCCCCTAGACGTTTCAAACTTATCTTTATGTTTCAGATTGGGGTAAGCATTGCAATTTAGCACAATCTTGGAATTCGGCGCCCTGATATTCGCATTTCGGACCGCCAGCTTGGGAGAAAGGTGAGGACTAAACCCATACATGTAGTATCAGACATCCTCCCGCTCAGTTCGGTGACATTGAATTGGTAGATACGGTGGATTTTGTAGGCAGCAAGATATGGGATACCGACCCCAAGTCTGGGTTAGGAGGATTCAGCAATGACTCTTCAGAGTAAGTCCAAAACAAACTAAAAGGTCAACACCAATCTGATCTTAATCCAGTGACTATACAATTCATGATGGAGCACTTGATATTTATCTCACATATCCATCGTGCGTAACTTCTTAAACACTGCAAACGTGATGTTAAATAGCTTTGAACTTATTAGACCACACAAGCTTCGACGACATTATAGACCTTATCCATACAATAATCCAAGAGGCAACTACTCCAAGGTCAAGGCGACGGATACGTTTACACCAGCAGAGGTCAGAAAGCTGCTTGCGCAGCCAGAAGGAAACTTCACCAAGTTCCAATCGTATCTTGAGCGACCTGTCGGAATGCACAGCTCGATTCATGCCATGTTGGGAGGGTGAGCTTCTGAATTAGTATTTCTTCTATGGCTGGTCACTTATGCTAGTGACAGAGATATGAGTTCGAGGTGCCCCGCAGGTACCAAAGGCTCAGAGACTTGTCCTGTTCACGAGGCTGCGACGTTTTCTGCCAACGATGTGAGTTGGGTTTTATTAGCATACAGCAGTCCATACCTATATGTCATTAACTGCATAGGTGACCTTTCATCTTCATCACGGCGTAAGTATAGTTCGAGCTAGCTGTATGCGTCGACCCGACTAACAATAACATACAGAACGTGGACCGCCTCTGGTGGCTATGGCAGGAGAAGAGTGATAAAAATAAATATGCATTCCATGGGGGTTCTGTTCAGGTACGCAAAAAGCTATAGCATTTCTCAGCTAAGTGCTAAATACCGTCGCACATGCTCGTAGAACACATCAGCGCTTGACCAGTATCCCAATGGTCAGCCTCCTTGGCTGGACAAATCGACACGTGTTCCTAATGATGGTATGTATTATCTCTCGAAGCATGCAAATTATGACTTGCTGGTAACCAAACAAATATGAAAATAGGGATGTGGAAGAACTACACAATCGGAGACACACTAGATACCAGGAGGTGGCCATTTTGCTACGTATATGAATGAGTGTAGACTGTGGACTCATCGATCGCTTGTTTGAGTCTGGGAACATCATCTTTCTCGAGTTTGAATTTCAGTGTCCTCAAGTTATGAACACGACTGCCGAGTGTATTGTATATCATAAAAGAGATCGTGTCCTTGAAAGAACAGTGGCTGCCAGCGCGTAGTCATTGGAATTGGGCAAGATGTGCTGTACAACCAATTGTGAGGCGTAGAACGAACGGAAATGAGTCTTCCGATTTGCGCATGAAGTGGCTGGTACGCATCTATGATGAAATAGTGACAAGACTTATTAGACTAACACCAGATGATACGTCCGCTGGAGCATAGGAACCTTGGGAATTGATGGCTCGGCCTGGTAGAAACGTGATTCTTAACAATAGACCACTCATGTACATAGAGCGGTTTGGGCGCTGCAATACTCGACTCAATGATCCACGTTCTAGAGAGGCGGATGTATTATAACGATAGAGAGTCCGATTGTTATGCTCCTTTTAACTAAAACGCTCACGAAAAAATACGGCAAAAAGCTACCAGAGAGACGTTCCTCGTAAATTAGACTATTAATGACTTGATTTGGTTCTAGGCAGTACCGCTTCCATGGCCACGTGATCTCCTCTGCTTTCCAGCCGGCAAGCCAGTCGCCATTATTCCTTACCATGAGCGCTCAAACCGCAACGCGAATTGAAGATGTATTAGAAGCACTATCCAAGTCGGAGGCCGAAGAATCCGAGCTATCCCACTCATTGGCTGAAATCATAGCAGACCGTGACCGTATTCGAACTGCCCTCGCGAGGCTTGAGAATCTCGTTCCGATGCTAGATGGGCTGGTGCAAAACGGAGACACGCTAAAGAGAAACGTAGGGAAGACTGCAGAGACTGCAGAGCGTGTTGGAGCTGGGGTTAGGGGCCTTGAGAGGGTCATGGGACGGGTTAGGATTGCAGCAGAGAGAGTGGGCCAAGTTGCGGATGCCAAGGTAGGCAAGACTGGTGTAATAATTTCAAACATTTTTGATTAATTAAGATAGGCATCGTTAGCCGCCCTACAAGCTGCTATGGAACAACGAGACTGGGAGACCGCCGCGCGGCATTGTGCACGGGCAATGGCTGTCCCGAAAGAAGTCATGGAAGGGCCATTTGCTCAGGTCGCGATTGTAGGTTATCGTTCACATTCCTTGGTATCCGCTCATTCCTCTCATAGCCATCCACAGACCTCCCCGATCCGCCAACTCAGACCCTCGCCGACGCGCGCACTGCCCTTTTAGGCGTGTTCAGGAAAGAGTTTGATGCGGCTGCAATTGCCCGAGACCCAGTAGCAATCTCGAGGTTCTTCAAGCTTTTCCCAACGATCAACTGCCCTGCAGATGGTTTGGCTGCGTATTCTGATTTTGTACTAGATTTAGTGGCGAGAAGGGCGCCACCTTCTGTTAAAGGTGTGGTGATCCGGGAGCAGGATTTGCCATTGAACTAACGGGATGGTATTGGGTAGCATCCTCACCGGTATATTATACTGCCGCCCTAACTGCATTATATGAGTCTGTAGCAGGACTGATTGACCAGCACCAGCCCATTGTGGAGAAATATTATGGATCAGGGAACATGCATACCGTGGTCGCGAGACTACTCCGCGAATGTGACCGAGTGGTCAACGGGTTGTATGATGGGTGGGAGGAAGAACGGGACATTTCACGAAAGGTAAGTCCGCTCCATACTACCTCACACTCCCTCGCTCATCCTCACGGGGTTTGGCAGCTATCGGATGCCAGGACCGCAACATTCCAAACGCTTGTCCCTGCAGCTCGTGCAAAACCAGGCCAACTTTCGGCCATAGACGACTCAGGACCAGACCCTCGGGAAATCGATCGCGTGCTGGGTGAACTGGCGACAATGGCAGGAAGGTGGGCGCTGTTTAGACGATTTTTGGTTGACCGGTTGGAGGTATGCTCCATTGCCAAGGTGAATCCACACGATTTGACGGACTGTTAGGATGATATGACACCATCAGCGCCTCCCACCCCAGACGGCACCACTCTCCTGTTCAAACCGACAACTCCCGGTCCTGCAACCCCTGGGTTCGGACTCAAACTCCTCACTCCTGCCAATACGTCCTTTCAAAAGTCCATCGAACCCGAGCCAGAAAAAGAGCCAGAGCTATCGCCACATAAAAAAGCTCTTGAAATAGTCACGCAAACCGGAACACATGTTAGACTGGGGACCTTGTTCGAATCCACGTACTCTCCGCTGGAGACATGGCACCTACGTGCGGCTTTGGACCGGGCGCACGTGAACTCTGCGCCTGCCAACCCAGGCTCGATGGGTACTGCTCAGACGAGCACTACGCCTGACGATGCGTTCTTTATTCTACATTTGACGCTTTCTCGCTCCCTGTCCTCTGGATCGGTAGTCTGCGTCAAGAAAACCGTGAAGAACGTACGGGAAGTAGTGGAGCGCGATTTGGTTGGAATCGTTAGGCGGAGGATGGAGGACTGTTGGAGGACCCCTGTGGCTGGAAAAAAAGGTGCTGGAGAAGACAGGGTTGCCATATTTGTTGTACGTATATCTCCCTACTGCTCGTTTTATGAATGTAAATCTAAAACAAAATGACGACAGACGTATCTCAATGATCTATCTATGTGCGCGCATCATGCGGAGCGTTTAGCACACGATTTGGCAATGTCTTCTTCCCTTGCACAAGGGTTCTTGGAGGACGAAGTTGAGGAAGCACGTGGTATAGTTGCAGGACTAAGTGATTTGGGTGGGTTCAAGGGAGTTGTCAAGGTGGGCACTTCCTTATCCATGCGGGGTCTTTCTACTAATTCGCATATAGACTGGGATCGATAACCTGTTCACTCAGCTTGTTAAACCACGATTACGATCCTTGATACCGGACGTATACAAGGATGTCACATATGGTGTGCCTGTCGCCCGCCTATCGTTTGTTTGTCGTACTAAAGTTATTTTTCCTAGTACTGGATGAATCGACTTATAATACCGCTGAACATGATGACGCTGTGAGGAAGAGATTCGTGAAAGGGTGGGGGGAAGTTGTCGGCTCTTACAAAGTAAGCCCTGAGACTGAACCGGAATGATGAACGAAATGGCTGATTGGTCAATGTAGGACACACTAACTGAAGAAAACTACCGTGCCTTTTTCGCTCTCGCTGTCGAAGTTGTCGTGAGGCCATGGGAAAAGTATATTATGGGAATGAAATTCACTGAAGTGAGTTCTTTCGTTAATTTTTTAAGCATAAACTTGCTGAATGCAAGTTCAGTTGGGTGCCATCCGATTCGACAGGGACCTACGGGCTATTATCGGACATCTCTCAGTTGGAGATGCCAGAGATAAATTTATCAGGCTACAACAGGTCTCTACCCTACTCAATCTCGATGCCGTGAGTAGTGACATTGTCTATTGCCGGAAACAGCTAAGCGTCTGATTTTGGCTGTTGTAGGAGGAAGATCCTGACGAATTTTATACTACTTCCGGAATTGCATGGAAGTTGAGCGCTAGCGAGGCGAGAGCTGTAAGTGCGTTGCGGGTATAACTGTATCATTTTGCATATACGCTATGAGTCATGTTGCTATCCGATCATATCAGTTTTGGTCTCTCCCGTTGCCCTGTATTGCCCGTTCAACCCCCAGAGATTTTGACTCTGGCTTCACCTCCAAGACGGAGAGATATGATGTTGCGAAGCAAATGTTCAAGCAAGGCGCCCGCGGACGTACCATCCCGAGCGAAGGTCTTGTTAGTTCTCAATGTATATTCACCCAAGTCGGACTCTGGCCCGAACAAGCGCATTGGGACGCCAGTATTCGGATATCTACCAAACCGACGAGATTGACGCACAAGGACTCAACAAGCTACGGGACCTAGTTGTCACAACTCTGGGAGAAATCACAAAAGAGCGATTTACAGTTTTGCGGAGCGCCAGAGCCGGATATATTTTCAACTCACATGGGTACACACGAATTCTGCCACGGTTCCAAATCATTCTGGTCCGTGCTGTGTACCAGGCCGAACTACAAAATAGATGCCCCACGAAATATCAGCAAGGCACTAGTTCGAAAGCTTTGTGCCTTCCAGCCAAACTGAGTCTTCGGTCGCATGAGTTCCCTGAAAGCCGACCAAGCTGGGCTCAACTGATGGCCGAATCCTGAAAATATGGCGAATAACAGCAACGGGTAAGCTCATGTATCTGGTATATTATTAAATGTAAGACCAGAAGAGATTCTTAGAAAGTTGTTCAGAAGGCAACTCAATATCTAGGTTTGCACATAATGGCAAGTTTAAAATCGATTCTCCCAAGCTCGGCGGCGCTGGTATGCAGCATAAGAGGATGTTGATTCTGTCGAAGATATAATATCAGAATTATGA from Rhizoctonia solani chromosome 16, complete sequence includes the following:
- a CDS encoding COG4 transport domain-containing protein, translated to MKLLISLGFIALFPLVSRAQYTNKCTLLEVRKEWRALTRAERKAWIDANNCLNKKPSNGKLNLEVDTSKYNNPFFYIPPYNSSGSYYDDLVYVHMNLNPVIHFTGQFLPWHRVYLFERTNALRQECGYKGVAPYWDTVDFVGSKIWDTDPKSGLGGFSNDSSDDYTIHDGALDIYLTYPSPHKLRRHYRPYPYNNPRGNYSKVKATDTFTPAEVRKLLAQPEGNFTKFQSYLERPVGMHSSIHAMLGGDMSSRCPAGTKGSETCPVHEAATFSANDVTFHLHHGNVDRLWWLWQEKSDKNKYAFHGGSVQNTSALDQYPNGQPPWLDKSTRVPNDEALSKSEAEESELSHSLAEIIADRDRIRTALARLENLVPMLDGLVQNGDTLKRNVGKTAETAERVGAGVRGLERVMGRVRIAAERVGQVADAKASLAALQAAMEQRDWETAARHCARAMAVPKEVMEGPFAQVAIPSTDLPDPPTQTLADARTALLGVFRKEFDAAAIARDPVAISRFFKLFPTINCPADGLAAYSDFVLDLVARRAPPSVKASSPVYYTAALTALYESVAGLIDQHQPIVEKYYGSGNMHTVVARLLRECDRVVNGLYDGWEEERDISRKLSDARTATFQTLVPAARAKPGQLSAIDDSGPDPREIDRVLGELATMAGRWALFRRFLVDRLEDDMTPSAPPTPDGTTLLFKPTTPGPATPGFGLKLLTPANTSFQKSIEPEPEKEPELSPHKKALEIVTQTGTHVRLGTLFESTYSPLETWHLRAALDRAHVNSAPANPGSMGTAQTSTTPDDAFFILHLTLSRSLSSGSVVCVKKTVKNVREVVERDLVGIVRRRMEDCWRTPVAGKKGAGEDRVAIFVTYLNDLSMCAHHAERLAHDLAMSSSLAQGFLEDEVEEARGIVAGLSDLGGFKGVVKTGIDNLFTQLVKPRLRSLIPDVYKDVTYVLDESTYNTAEHDDAVRKRFVKGWGEVVGSYKDTLTEENYRAFFALAVEVVVRPWEKYIMGMKFTELGAIRFDRDLRAIIGHLSVGDARDKFIRLQQVSTLLNLDAEEDPDEFYTTSGIAWKLSASEARAFWSLPLPCIARSTPRDFDSGFTSKTERYDVAKQMFKQGARGRTIPSEGLYSDIYQTDEIDAQGLNKLRDLVVTTLGEITKERFTVLRSARAGYIFNSHGYTRILPRFQIILVRAVYQAELQNRCPTKYQQGTSSKALCLPAKLSLRSHEFPESRPSWAQLMAES